The Triticum aestivum cultivar Chinese Spring chromosome 7B, IWGSC CS RefSeq v2.1, whole genome shotgun sequence genome window below encodes:
- the LOC123162488 gene encoding uncharacterized protein: protein MGRARRDHGSATSKSDAADGAKPPTGSSTTHVRQSVLYSARRGPRGRKGRPVEEHTGEVSNSELGHTSADLSQFDALTLNTTPPTLQLSDRVEEHSTEVRSTGPNGTGADLSKDEGISLNVTSPAYESTDGAVVHGSNMDIGVPDSIIEKQPAVQEALSPRSEERRRRINQYLAEHTYNDVLEAMVAVKNGFCNPPKKVSNPNKSSEKLSLPDSPQSPHRLDTQSSQTKIQCGESTKQIIKNGKLWMEKEVMKAFKKCIIEGEGLRGVKFELDELLHQCFSVETHEKMFHHYNFTVRMKEAGSDKWSSTLYFAQVKEMYGRKFYFCYPLDPNEDGICYACKNQGMDALRHPAVQWRSYIGIVGRARQTRAYFLSKLQ, encoded by the exons ATGGGCCGAGCTCGGCGTGACCACGGCTCTGCAACGAGCAAGTCTGATGCGGCCGATGGAGCAAAACC GCCAACTGGATCTTCTACAACTCATGTGAGGCAGAGTGTTCTGTATTCGGCCCGAAGGGGACCTCGAGGCAGAAAAGGACGACC GGTGGAGGAGCATACAGGTGAGGTGAGCAACAGTGAGCTTGGGCATACAAGTGCAGACCTGTCACAGTTTGATGCCCTGACGCTGAATACCACACCTCCTACACTTCAATTATCTGATAG GGTCGAGGAGCATTCTACCGAGGTGAGAAGCACTGGGCCTAACGGTACAGGTGCAGACCTGTCAAAAGATGAGGGCATTTCGCTGAATGTCACATCTCCTGCATATGAGTCAACTGATGG GGCTGTGGTGCATGGCAGCAACATGGACATCGGTGTGCCTGATTCTATAATTGAGAAGCAACCAGCTGTTCAGGAAGCATTATCCCCGAG GTCAGAAGAAAGGCGGCGGAGAATAAATCAATACCTCGCTGAACATACATATAATGACGTCTTAGAGGCCATGGTTGCTGTGAAAAATGGCTTCTGCAACCCACCCAAAAAGGTTTCCAACCCCAACAAGTCATCGGAAAAGCTTTCCTTGCCTGATTCACCACAGTCTCCGCATCGACTGGATACTCAATCCTCGCAGACAAAAATACA GTGTGGAGAATCTACAAAACAAATCATTAAAAACGGGAAACTATGGATGGAGAAGGAagtcatgaaggcttttaagaagtGCATCATAGAAGGGGAGGGATTGAGA GGTGTGAAGTTTGAACTAGACGAGCTTCTGCACCAGTGTTTCAGTGTGGAGACACATGAGAAGATGTTCCACCACTACAACTTCACGGTGAGGATGAAGGAAGCTGGCTCAGACAAGTGGTCATCAACTCTCTATTTTGCGCAAGTGAAGGAAATGTATGGTCGAAAGTTTTATTTCTGCTATCCACTGGATCCAAATGAAGATG GTATCTGTTATGCGTGCAAGAATCAGGGGATGGATGCATTGCGGCACCCTGCCGTTCAGTGGCGGAGCTACATAGGAATAGTTGGGCGGGCCAGGCAAACAAGAGCATATTTTCTTTCAAAATTACAATGA